The proteins below come from a single Micromonospora citrea genomic window:
- a CDS encoding YihY/virulence factor BrkB family protein, giving the protein MTTTEPGAALTGERRLRVPGRVRQLSWRTWRGVLVRSARNFVKDNCADWAAALTYYGVLALFPSTIVVVALVGLVSNGEQTVDTVLDLARDMGAGSVVANEGFVSVVRGVVDQNDSASVLLSFGLLGALWSASGFIGAFTRASNAVYGVEEGRPVWKLRPMQIGLAAVSLVLLAVVAAGLIVSGPVTDAVGDLLHAGGLARTVWSVAKWPVLALIVMVLLSLLFWIAPNVRQPRFRWLTPGGAVALLSWVVASFGFGLYVANFGSYDATYGSLGAVIAFLVWLYLSNSALMLGVQINAELQRGRVLQAGESHPEEPVLPPKTPADG; this is encoded by the coding sequence ATGACGACGACGGAGCCCGGCGCGGCGCTCACCGGTGAGCGGCGGCTGCGCGTCCCCGGCCGGGTGCGGCAGTTGAGCTGGCGGACCTGGCGCGGGGTGCTGGTGCGCAGCGCACGGAACTTCGTCAAGGACAACTGCGCGGACTGGGCCGCCGCGCTCACCTACTACGGTGTGCTCGCGCTCTTCCCGTCCACCATCGTGGTGGTCGCCCTGGTCGGGCTGGTCTCCAACGGGGAGCAGACCGTCGACACCGTGCTCGACCTGGCGCGGGACATGGGGGCCGGCTCGGTGGTGGCCAACGAGGGCTTCGTCTCCGTCGTGCGGGGCGTGGTCGACCAGAACGACTCGGCGAGCGTGCTGCTGAGCTTCGGTCTGCTCGGCGCGCTCTGGTCGGCCTCCGGCTTCATCGGGGCGTTCACCCGGGCCTCGAACGCGGTCTACGGTGTCGAGGAGGGACGGCCGGTATGGAAGCTGCGGCCGATGCAGATCGGCCTCGCGGCGGTCTCGCTGGTGCTGCTCGCGGTCGTCGCCGCCGGCCTGATCGTCAGCGGGCCGGTCACCGACGCCGTGGGCGACCTGCTCCACGCCGGCGGACTGGCGCGCACCGTGTGGAGCGTCGCCAAGTGGCCGGTGCTGGCCCTGATCGTGATGGTGCTGCTGAGCCTGCTGTTCTGGATCGCGCCCAACGTCCGGCAGCCGCGGTTCCGCTGGCTCACCCCCGGCGGGGCGGTCGCCCTGCTGTCCTGGGTCGTCGCCTCCTTCGGCTTCGGGCTCTACGTGGCCAACTTCGGCTCGTACGACGCCACCTACGGCAGCCTCGGCGCGGTGATCGCGTTCCTGGTCTGGCTCTACCTGTCCAACTCGGCGCTGATGCTGGGGGTGCAGATCAACGCCGAGCTGCAGCGGGGCCGCGTGCTCCAGGCCGGCGAGTCGCACCCGGAGGAACCGGTCCTGCCCCCGAAGACGCCCGCCGACGGCTGA
- a CDS encoding DUF2795 domain-containing protein has translation MERGSSKHGPRVDEQMSREVSGLVQGPGTGGSRVDEARVPEPAGEDQPEPTTAPAGELRTGAPKGMSSEDVERRSRLGRFITMTALPGDREALIANARDNDAPADIIAELERLPEGTRYQTVSEVWAALGHKNETTRW, from the coding sequence ATGGAACGTGGCAGCAGCAAGCACGGACCGAGAGTCGACGAGCAGATGAGCCGGGAGGTCAGCGGCCTCGTGCAGGGGCCGGGGACCGGCGGCTCACGGGTCGACGAGGCCCGCGTGCCGGAGCCGGCCGGTGAGGACCAGCCGGAGCCGACGACGGCCCCGGCCGGCGAACTGCGTACGGGCGCGCCCAAGGGCATGAGTTCCGAGGACGTCGAACGACGCAGCCGGCTCGGACGGTTCATCACGATGACCGCCCTGCCCGGCGACCGTGAGGCGCTGATCGCCAACGCGCGTGACAACGACGCGCCGGCGGACATCATCGCCGAGCTGGAGCGGCTGCCCGAGGGCACCCGTTACCAGACGGTCTCCGAGGTGTGGGCGGCGCTCGGCCACAAGAACGAGACGACCCGCTGGTGA
- a CDS encoding SRPBCC family protein yields MSGVTEHVDVAVPVRTAYDQWTQFEEFPHFMEGVREVRQLTDTMTHWTVEIAGVKREFDAEITEQLPDERVAWRSTGGTNQAGVVTFHRLDPENTRVTLQLEFEPHGVVEQAGDKLGIVDRRAKGDLERFKQFIERRGQETGAWRGKVDRPQP; encoded by the coding sequence ATGAGTGGCGTTACCGAACACGTGGACGTCGCCGTACCGGTGCGCACCGCGTACGACCAGTGGACCCAGTTCGAGGAGTTCCCCCACTTCATGGAGGGGGTGCGGGAGGTCCGGCAGCTGACGGACACGATGACCCACTGGACCGTCGAGATCGCCGGCGTCAAGCGCGAGTTCGACGCCGAGATCACCGAGCAGCTCCCGGACGAGCGGGTCGCCTGGCGCTCGACCGGCGGCACCAACCAGGCCGGGGTGGTGACGTTCCACCGGCTGGACCCGGAGAACACCCGGGTGACCCTGCAGTTGGAGTTCGAGCCGCACGGCGTGGTCGAGCAGGCCGGCGACAAGCTGGGCATCGTCGACCGGCGTGCCAAGGGCGACCTGGAGCGGTTCAAGCAGTTCATCGAGCGGCGCGGTCAGGAGACCGGCGCCTGGCGCGGCAAGGTCGACCGGCCGCAGCCCTGA